The Drechmeria coniospora strain ARSEF 6962 chromosome 02, whole genome shotgun sequence genome has a segment encoding these proteins:
- a CDS encoding flavin-binding monooxygenase, producing MHEISEHHDIVILGAGLSGINTAHVLREKLPHRKVTILEARSTTGGTWNFFRYPGFRSDSYMSTFGLRWFPWPHDSKMASGPEIAAYLEDAARDDGCLDEIRFRHKVTRCEWRDEDQFWTLDVDADGEEKRFSARFLFACTGYYSYEKALEADIPGIERFQGTVAHPQWWPKDLDYRSKRVVIIGSGATAYTMVPAMADDVASVTMLQRSPSYAVSVPTTSTFDRLLRLLLPAFAANWFIWWKDLGFELLTTQLLLRFPNLGRRALTTQLKQEIPKDVDADVHFNPRYNPFQQRLCMCPDGDFFKAMHRDNVEVVTDVVDTVTADGILLQSGRRLDADIIVTATGLYFQILDGMHPVVNGVPVDPGAQYTWRGGMLESLPNAAFIVAYVTQSWTPGADVMAKMVVRVLRAMESKRATKVVPVLERYKGMPRRIAVDANSNYFLRAADRIPKVTGEGPWYGRTHWMRDIWALWFGSMEDGLVYSGEAKKNT from the coding sequence ATGCATGAAATATCGGAACATCATGACATCGTCATCTTGGGTGCCGGCCTCTCGGGCATCAACACGGCCCACGTGCTGCGAGAGAAACTCCCGCACCGCAAGGTGACGATCCTCGAGGCCCGCAGCACGACGGGCGGCACCTGGAACTTCTTTCGATACCCCGGCTTCCGCTCCGACTCGTACATGTCGACCTTTGGCCTCCGCTGGTTCCCCTGGCCGCACGACAGCAAGATGGCCTCGGGGCCCGAGATCGCCGCCTacctcgaggacgcggcccgcgacgacggctgcctCGACGAGATACGCTTCCGCCACAAGGTCACGCGCTGCGAGTGGCGCGATGAGGATCAGTTCTGGACCttggacgtcgacgccgacggcgaggagaagcgCTTCTCTGCTCGCTTCCTCTTCGCCTGCACCGGATACTACTCGTACgagaaggcgctcgaggccgacatcCCCGGCATCGAGCGCTTCCAAGGCACCGTCGCCCACCCGCAGTGGTGGCCAAAGGACCTCGACTACAGAAGCAAGCGagtcgtcatcatcggctCCGGCGCCACCGCCTACACCATGGTccccgccatggccgacgacgtggccaGCGTCACCATGCTCCAGCGCAGCCCGTCCTacgccgtctccgtccccACCACGTCGACCTTTGACCGTCTGCtacgcctcctcctccccgccTTCGCCGCCAACTGGTTCATCTGGTGGAAGGACCTCGGCTTCGAGCTCTTGACCACCCAGCTCCTCCTTCGCTTCCCcaacctcggccgccgcgccctgACCACCCAGCTCAAGCAGGAGATACCCAAGGACGTGGATGCTGACGTCCACTTCAACCCGCGCTACAACCCCTTCCAGCAGCGACTCTGCATGTGCCCCGACGGCGATTTCTTCAAGGCCATGCACCGGGAcaacgtcgaggtcgtcaccgacgtcgtcgacaccgtcaccgccgacggcatcctcctccagTCCGGACGGaggctcgacgccgacatcatcgtcaccgccacGGGGCTCTACTTCCagatcctcgacggcatgcaTCCCGTCGTCAACGGCGTGCCCGTCGATCCCGGCGCCCAGTACACGTGGCGCGGCGGCATGCTCGAGTCCCTACCAAACgccgccttcatcgtcgcctACGTCACCCAGAGCTGGACCCcgggcgccgacgtcatGGCCAAGATGGTCGTCCGCGTCCTCCGAGCCATGGAATCCAAGCGCGCCACAAAGGTCGTTCCCGTCCTCGAGCGGTACAAGGGCATGCCGcgccgcatcgccgtcgacgccaacaGCAACTACTTTCTCCGAGCCGCCGACAGAATACCAAAGGTCACCGGCGAGGGCCCCTGGTATGGCCGCACCCACTGGATGCGTGATATCTGGGCCCTGTGGTTTGGGAGCATGGAGGATGGGCTGGTGTACAGCGGCGAGGCTAAGAAGAACACGTAG